From Zingiber officinale cultivar Zhangliang chromosome 5B, Zo_v1.1, whole genome shotgun sequence, the proteins below share one genomic window:
- the LOC121984140 gene encoding premnaspirodiene oxygenase-like, translating to MELQLPVPSLPVLLSIFLVLLIIVRRVFSSKPKHVGPEFPTPSRLPFIGSIHLLIGKLPHHALRDLARKHGNVMKLRLGQVDQIILSSREGAQQVLKAQDANFAFRPEFTAAKIIAYGQSDIAFSNGEYWRQLRKICVMELLGAKRVKSFVSLRKEQVGRLMSDVSNAAAIGKPVNLGERLNELTNSIVVQASFGRRCQQQKKFMETIKEVIKLASGFSVGDLFPSLQVVDILTGFSTQLKKYHKKLDVILDATIKEHQMNRDAGEEEDLIDVLLRLKDEGNLEVPISFDNIKAVVIDMFAGGTETTANTIEWAMSELMLRPSTLQRAQKEVREAMKDKGYIEETDVPQFNYLHEVVKETLRLHPPFPLLFPRVAQETTEVLGYTLPAGTRVLVNVWALGRDPRYWKDAEIFKPERFEEGVDKEFKGNDFEFLPFGAGRRMCAGMTFGLTTLELALSQLLFHFDWAFPKGVKAEDIDMSESFGASASRKVNLLLVPSPRYPLRASE from the exons ATGGAGTTACAGTTACCGGTGCCTTCCCTTCCCGTCTTGCTCTCCATCTTCTTGGTTCTTCTGATCATCGTCAGGAGGGTCTTCAGCTCCAAGCCTAAGCACGTAGGGCCGGAGTTTCCCACCCCCTCAAGGCTTCCCTTCATCGGCAGCATTCATCTTCTCATTGGCAAGTTGCCCCACCATGCGCTCCGCGACCTGGCTCGCAAGCATGGGAATGTCATGAAACTCCGCCTCGGCCAAGTCGACCAAATCATACTCAGCTCACGGGAGGGGGCGCAGCAGGTGCTCAAGGCGCAGGACGCTAACTTCGCCTTTCGCCCTGAGTTCACCGCCGCCAAGATCATTGCGTACGGCCAGAGCGACATCGCCTTCTCCAACGGCGAGTACTGGCGCCAGCTGCGCAAGATCTGCGTCATGGAGCTGCTCGGCGCGAAGCGTGTCAAGTCATTTGTGTCTTTGAGAAAAGAGCAGGTGGGTCGTCTCATGAGCGACGTCAGCAACGCTGCTGCCATCGGGAAGCCAGTCAATCTGGGGGAGAGGCTGAACGAGTTAACCAACTCCATCGTGGTCCAAGCTTCGTTTGGGAGAAGGTGCCAGCAACAGAAGAAGTTCATGGAGACCATCAAGGAAGTCATCAAACTGGCTAGCGGATTTAGCGTTGGTGATCTCTTTCCGTCTCTCCAGGTTGTTGATATCCTCACTGGATTTAGCACTCAGTTaaagaaatatcacaagaaactagaTGTGATCCTGGATGCGACAATCAAGGAGCATCAGATGAACCGCGATGCAGGTGAAGAGGAGGATCTTATTGATGTTTTACTCAGGCTCAAAGACGAAGGCAATCTAGAAGTGCCAATCTCATTTGACAACATCAAGGCTGTTGTGATT GATATGTTTGCTGGAGGAACGGAGACAACCGCAAACACCATTGAATGGGCTATGTCTGAGCTCATGTTGCGCCCTTCCACATTACAGAGAGCTCAAAAAGAGGTCAGAGAAGCTATGAAGGATAAAGGTTACATCGAGGAGACTGATGTTCCACAATTTAACTATCTCCATGAAGTGGTCAAAGAAACTTTAAGGTTGCATCCGCCATTCCCCCTCTTGTTTCCACGAGTGGCTCAAGAGACTACTGAAGTTCTCGGCTACACACTTCCTGCTGGAACAAGAGTCCTCGTCAATGTCTGGGCACTAGGAAGGGATCCAAGATACTGGAAGGATGCCGAGATCTTTAAGCCCGAGAGATTCGAAGAAGGTGTCGACAAAGAATTCAAAGGCAATGACTTTGAGTTCTTGCCATTCGGTGCCGGTAGAAGGATGTGTGCAGGCATGACCTTTGGATTGACCACTTTGGAGCTGGCATTGTCTCAGCTTCTGTTCCACTTCGATTGGGCATTTCCGAAAGGAGTGAAAGCAGAGGACATTGACATGTCTGAATCTTTCGGAGCAAGCGCTTCAAGGAAGGTTAATCTTCTCTTAGTTCCTTCACCTCGCTACCCCTTGCGGGCCTCcgagtaa